The nucleotide window ATCCTCTTCTGCCTTTGCGGCCCGTTTACACCATGCCCCAGAGCCGGCGTAGGCCCCATTCGATGCCGAGCAGCGTCACGAACACCACCAGCCAGAACGGCAGGAACCCGCGCGACCGGTTCCGGTTCCAGTCCGGGTAGTACCGCGGCTTCTTCCCCAGGTCCGGCGGCGCTTCGACTTTCAGTTCCTTGAGGAACCCGGACAGCTCCTCGACCCGCAGCGCCCGCCCCCCGTTCGGCTCCGCCAGCCGCCGCATGAACTCCGGGTCCGCACTGACGCGCAGCATCTCGTCCGAGACATCGGGGACCGCGATGAACTTCGCGGTGCCGCGGTGCAACTTGTCGGTCCCGTCCGGGTTCTTCTCGACCTTGCCGTCGGGCGTCGTGACCGGGCTGGTCACGGACACGAAGTACTCGCCCGGCACGGGCGGGCGGAACAGCACCTTGCGGCCGTCCCGGTCGGCCAGCACCGTCAGCGGCGCGGCCCGCTTTTCGTCCTCGGGCTTCGGCTCCAACTGCCCCGGCGCGAGCGGCAGGATGCGCACCGCCAGCGGCGCGTTCGGGTCGTCGGTGCCGTCCGCCTTCTTCAGCCCCACGCGGACCGTCTGCTCGCCGGTCACCTTCATCTGCCGGAACTGGGGCCGCGCGTACGCCTGGCTCTCCTCTTCGTCCTGGTGTGCGAGCCACAGCACGCACTGCCGCCAGAACCGCTCGTGCAGGTCGATGCCGAGCCGCTCTTTCGGCAGCCCGAGGCCGCGCCAGAGGTACGTGTCGAACGCCCCGAACGCGAGCCACCGGCCCTTGCTCGCGTCGCCGCGCTGCGAGCCCACCAGGAGCGGCTCGTGGACCGCGGGGTCGAACTCGGTGCCGGCGCCGATCGCGCTCGGGTCGTTGGGCGTGACGAGGATCCTCCGCTCGCGGTCGAACGCGTCCTTGTCGAGCCGGGCGGTCCACGCGAACACGGTGTCAAGGCCGCCGGGCCGCGGGGTGATCCGGTTGTGCCCGTTGAGCAGTTCGCCGGTGCGGAAGTTGTTCATCCGGTTCCAGGCGTCCTTCGCCGGGACCACCTTCGACGCGGGCGTGCCGGGCGCCGGGGCGAACTTGAACATCTTGCTCAGCCCGTTCGGGTTCGGCACCGCGGGGAAGGACACGAGTGGGTCGCCCGTGGGGCTCAGCGCGTCCACCACCCGCCCGCCGGTCACCGGGAGCAGGTCGGTCGGGATGCCATCGAACGCGTACTCGCCGCCCAGGAACATCACGCCCAGCCCCTTCGTGGCGCTGAGCCGGGTCAGCTCGTCGAGGAAGTTCGGGGCGGCCCTCCTGAGGTGCCCGGCGTTCACGTTCCCGATGATGACCACGTCGTAGGCCTGCGCGTCGAGGCTCAAGAGCTTCCGCTCGCCGTCCGTGACGGTGGCGTCGGTCTGCCGGATCACCTCGTACACGTCGAACCGCTTCTCGTTCCGTAGCGCGTCGCGGATGAACGTCTCTTCCCACCGGAGCTGGTCCACGATGAGGACGCGAACGCCCTCCTTCTGAACGGTCAGGTACGTTTCGGAGTGGTTGTTCAGCGCCGACAGCTCGCCCGGGAGCGCCTCGAGCTTGTCGCCCCGCGGCGTGCCGACCTCGACCTT belongs to Gemmata obscuriglobus and includes:
- a CDS encoding VWA domain-containing protein; translation: MGDYFFSSRPAYPWSTYPLGLPALAAVAVLLVLFTVWTYLGHPQANRRRVFLILALRVLALLVALITAVRPSVGVNENPKQPSTLILGIDVSESLTVKDELGGQSRADAVRKALEKCQPLFDELLTEQGISVALYKFGAADFNEATGRYDPTTAFDAKRSDYGAFLNRTYDRWQAERVRGLVVVGDGANNGEAYAPDAEAGRWGRRGVPVHTAVVGKDTSSDAKDVAVTGVECNPSPAFIKAEFTATAKVNAYNFVGSRVTARLFINDSPVESKEFTLDREKGNELKLTTKAPETKGEYKIKVEVGTPRGDKLEALPGELSALNNHSETYLTVQKEGVRVLIVDQLRWEETFIRDALRNEKRFDVYEVIRQTDATVTDGERKLLSLDAQAYDVVIIGNVNAGHLRRAAPNFLDELTRLSATKGLGVMFLGGEYAFDGIPTDLLPVTGGRVVDALSPTGDPLVSFPAVPNPNGLSKMFKFAPAPGTPASKVVPAKDAWNRMNNFRTGELLNGHNRITPRPGGLDTVFAWTARLDKDAFDRERRILVTPNDPSAIGAGTEFDPAVHEPLLVGSQRGDASKGRWLAFGAFDTYLWRGLGLPKERLGIDLHERFWRQCVLWLAHQDEEESQAYARPQFRQMKVTGEQTVRVGLKKADGTDDPNAPLAVRILPLAPGQLEPKPEDEKRAAPLTVLADRDGRKVLFRPPVPGEYFVSVTSPVTTPDGKVEKNPDGTDKLHRGTAKFIAVPDVSDEMLRVSADPEFMRRLAEPNGGRALRVEELSGFLKELKVEAPPDLGKKPRYYPDWNRNRSRGFLPFWLVVFVTLLGIEWGLRRLWGMV